A stretch of Camelus bactrianus isolate YW-2024 breed Bactrian camel chromosome 26, ASM4877302v1, whole genome shotgun sequence DNA encodes these proteins:
- the LOC105067725 gene encoding low-density lipoprotein receptor-related protein 2 isoform X3, producing the protein MPSVWGYQAPAFQSEVSGPATNASSQSLLEYRAPPQTCRTRVCVFRRFPGVLWAQQKFEKPLVRPLDHLYLELQCDTSPALAERRLSHCRSARSLGTPGQSTSAGSRMRGAAIPSAAPLHPGGSSPGSGSANSPPTAPRPRRHSPCAAREREKAAPAPAPPAAPRAARLPPGSPRCLLAAMGRRELPLLLPTLLAVLGGLEGSVADEIQCNVTRQAACGGGCIPVAWLCNGEQECLDGTDEQCEEICRGHPQAWQCDDGKCISISWLCDGVGDCLDGSDEVNCERLTARPDQKIQCPGDSLCRDAWELCDANKGCEGGLDEARGPRTGCMAGQWQCRNGLCITHRWRCDGLNHCGDSSDEEVCGPCPEGMVRCDEGKCILESLMCDGEADCTDGTDEPATCGKNCSLANGGCEGPCSDTDWGVQCSCGAGWLLQPDGQSCGDVDECSTAYSPCGQLCINTPGSYSCECIRGYQLYNGTDCRVTDDAVKILTAADGELGVLDQRTGIYETLIPIKSRPTSVAYDLERSMYFWVDEVLNVFVLGKPNFVPLYPEFKAVNSISLDWFTGQLYWASSFARVVCAGLSDGRGYVKILEKDLVPEQLIVFPAKKYLYWVNRGGKGMRTIETAGMDGSDRKVLTVVNMEEPAGLTLDHVTGRLYWISEYKESIETVNVDGSGRHTFPEIFLEDEVPVGLAIFENSFFWANKLQLLRISPHTPKERVALLNTSVSAFSVLHKSQQPKSRYPACVPGSCSHLCLLSPVHPKGYKCVCPEGMFLLPSGTCSKLKLVFSSGKRLYLLKVGFMGTSIERTVIQEHPRNIYLLDIDWKRNLIYWTDTRGHLFHSTGYSGEKQEIRTERTVCSASVDIPTGNLYWLPCDRSAVQKTRITGPDTRTLYRTGSVILHLLLDWPKRLLYWMESGEHLQSMTLDGKGRQEIWRGTWTADTHVALDLGSSSILWATKGSGLQSLSLLKNRTYTLNKTWSDGMIAAHEPYLVTLNRTALVLWNRRMPEPFLVLKEPYIQRMIILAENLEVPDPEVEGATTSTPRPPPPPPPLLCTRSSVPCRNGQECISRENLCDGKRDCEDGSDEENCSQFCNRPGVFQCLDGNKCIEEKYHCDGAQQCLDGSDELDCWKPVEDCSLRCDKTRCIPKSWLCDGNPDCSDKKDEQGCIYEKCSTSEFKCQNGQCVSSSLRCDGNRDCLDHSDEEGCPAWPLTCLSGEVKCPRSGECVLAEWICDHDLDCKDGTDEKDCDPEELRCGSRQWSCASGDQCVPEPWRCDGQTDCRDGSDEAGCPPGKCQSSEFQCRSSTCLDLSLVCDGKEDCADGSDEGGRCSSSACGQGQCFHTCYPSPRGPVCACEQGFELKSSGQICEDVDECRKLGGQPCSQTCINTQGSYSCTCHPGYLLEPDGHTCKATGTEPILLVAIQFKLLLYGLRSLKEDILATTDKNLIIFSIDYDLVDQKVFWTDLGAESIQWISMDTKRKGTVVKGIKSDCIAVDWIGRNLYWTDKAAGQILAIQLTAVWRGKSEYTIVLDANLNQPRSLALDPLNGLMYWSEIGGEPQIEQAGMDGSSRKILINQGLGWPTSIALDQLSGKLFWSDDKFHCIGSANLDGTGISMLQLTQVKSPFSVAVFEDEVFWSEMKTRTVQRMKKATGKNRAVLIKRFEQPYGLKVIHQVLQPRSSNPCLDMRCSHLCLLSPRSKGSCRCPVGLLLADDGVNCVPLKESAFLFLMLPTVIMQIYLRNLEAFREQATFPEHRILPFTSVSQLASMDYLVQEKMLYLSEWNKGDIWLWRLKESGKLSWRKIISVEGTVIDLAVDCLSGNIYWIDSENPHINVASSKGQYSMVLFSDSLYRPASVVLHPPTATLCFVDLGSQDDGRRGSSIECASMDGSRRKVLWQKSQVPVGLTFSDAGTRVYWADPAQINKVWYSNTELSENRWFQVDQKIMDLKVYSKLGQQGSNSCSKDNGGCSHICLPNPEGQTCKCPSGYYLADRHKCVEAVQCSASSQSCKDGQKCISVEQVCDGQADCLDGSDEMDCTYPDKTHLTPKMSGAGEGLTPKAAQPVQGTKFTRARSPGPEGMNHPARKTLIPLIPTQESKTPETKGGGESVQLKDSQKAKHLPCSSDFCNGRGACTMEGELRKCSCLMEYGGEFCEEAARRPTPGYMALSLTIALLVILVVLGAFVYFRRDHELKRNSRASSRNLTRHKENNQEEENLMNSEIFVNEAYDEQVCLGSVTEKKRG; encoded by the exons ATGCCCTCGGTTTGGGGCTATCAAGCCCCTGCTTTTCAAAGCGAAGTCTCAGGGCCAGCAACAAATGCGTCATCTCAGAGTTTGTTAGAGTATCGGGCTCCTCCCCAGACCTGCAGGACCAGAGTCTGCGTATTTAGGAGGTTTCCAGGCGTTTTGTGGGCACAGCAAAAGTTTGAGAAACCTTTAGTTAGACCTTTAGACCACCTTTACCTTGAGCTTCAGTGTGACACGAGCCCTGCATTAGCTGAGCGTCGGCTGTCCCACTGCAGGAGCGCAAGGAGCCTAGGCACTCCTGGCCAGTCAACATCCGCGGGGAGCCGGATGCGAGGCGCCGCGATTCCCTCTGCAGCCCCGCTGCATCCCGGCGGCTCTTCCCCGGGATCCGGCAGCGCCAACTCCCCGCCCACGGCCCCCAGACCCCGCCGCCATTCCCCGTGCGCCGCGAGGGAGCGAGAGAAAGCCGCCCCAGCGCCCGCCCCACCCGCGGCTCCACGCGCAGCGCGCCTACCTCCCGGGTCCCCGCGCTGTCTCCTCGCGGCCATGGGGCGCCGGGagctccctctgctcctgccGACGCTGCTGGCTGTGCTGGGCGGCCTCGAGGGCTCAGTGGCCG ATGAAATACAGTGTAATGTGACGAGGCAAGCTGCATGTGGTGGGGGATGCATTCCTGTGGCCTGGCTCTGCAACGGGGAGCAGGAGTGCCTGGATGGGACGGATGAGCAGTGTG AAGAAATATGTCGTGGACACCCACAGGCCTGGCAGTGTGATGATGGAAAATGCATTTCTATTAGCTGGCTTTGTGATGGTGTTGGTGACTGCTTAGATGGCTCCGATGAGGTTAACTGTG AGAGACTGACAGCACGTCCGGACCAAAAAATCCAGTGCCCAGGAGATTCTCTGTGTCGCGATGCTTGGGAACTCTGTGATGCCAATAAGGGCTGTGAAGGTGGGCTGGACGAAGCACGCGGCCCCCGTACCGGCTGCATGGCTGGGCAGTGGCAGTGCAGGAACGGCCTGTGTATCACCCACCGCTGGAGGTGCGATGGCCTCAACCACTGCGGGGACTCCTCCGATGAGGAGGTCTGTG GGCCCTGTCCAGAAGGCATGGTTAGATGTGATGAGGGGAAATGCATCCTAGAATCCCTGATGTGTGACGGGGAAGCAGACTGTACTGACGGTACCGATGAACCTGCCACATGTG GTAAGAACTGCTCTCTGGCCAACGGGGGCTGTGAGGGGCCCTGCAGTGACACAGACTGGGGTGTTCAGTGCTCGTGTGGAGCTGGATGGCTATTACAGCCGGATGGTCAGAGCTGTGGAG ATGTGGATGAGTGTTCTACAGCATACAGCCCCTGTGGCCAGCTGTGCATTAATACACCAGGCTCTTATTCCTGTGAGTGTATTCGAGGTTACCAGCTCTACAATGGCACCGACTGTCGAGTGACAG ATGATGCTGTTAAAATTCTTACCGCAGCTGATGGAGAACTTGGTGTCTTGGATCAAAGAACAGGCATCTATGAGACTCTGATACCTATAAAATCAAGGCCTACTTCTGTTGCATATGATCTTGAGAGAAGCATGTACTTCTGGGTGGATGAAGTCTTAAATGTGTTTGTTCTTGGAAAGCCAAACTTTGTTCCTCTCTATCCAG AATTTAAAGCAGTGAACAGTATCTCTTTGGACTGGTTCACGGGACAGTTATATTGGGCTAGCAGCTTTGCAAGGGTTGTCTGTGCTGGTTTAAGTGATGGCAGAGGCTACGTCAAAATCTTGGAAAAGGATCTTGTGCCAGAACAGctaatagtgtttcctgcaaagaA GTATTTGTATTGGGTGAATCGAGGTGGGAAAGGCATGAGGACTATTGAAACTGCAGGGATGGATGGCTCTGACAGGAAGGTGCTGACAGTTGTAAACATGGAGGAACCTGCAGGACTGACGCTGGACCATGTGACTGGCAGGCTCTACTGGATCAGTGAATATAAGGAG TCCATAGAGACGGTAAATGTGGATGGCAGTGGGAGGCACACCTTTCCTGAGATCTTCTTGGAAGATGAAGTTCCAGTAGGACTCGCCATATTTGAGAACTCCTTCTTCTGGGCAAATAAACTACAGCTGCTTCGTATTTCACCGCACACCCCAAAGGAGAGAGTGGCGCTACTAAACACGTCCGTATCTGCCTTCTCTGTGCTCCACAAGTCCCAGCAGCCTAAGA gCAGATACCCAGCATGTGTTCCAGGATCTTGCAGCCACTTATGTCTCCTGTCCCCTGTCCATCCCAAGGGCTATAAGTGTGTTTGTCCAGAGGGGATGTTTCTTCTACCTTCTGGTACATGTAGCA AATTAAAACTAGTGTTTTCCTCTGGCAAGCGTCTCTACTTGTTGAAGGTTGGTTTTATGGGAACTTCTATAGAGAGAACTGTAATTCAGGAGCATCCTAGGAACATCTACTTACTGGATATTGACTGGAAAAGAAACCTGATCTACTGGACAGATACCCGGGGGCATCTGTTCCACTCAACTGGCTATTCAGGGGAAAAGCAAGAGATTAGGACAGAGCGTACAG TCTGTTCAGCTAGTGTGGACATACCGACTGGGAACTTGTACTGGCTGCCCTGTGACAGAAGTGCTGTTCAGAAGACTAGAATCACTGGCCCAGACACACGTACCCTGTACAGAACAGGCAGTGTTATCCTGCATCTTCTTCTCGACTGGCCAAAGAGGCTGCTCTACTGGATGGAAAGTGGGGAACACTTGCAAAGTATGACCCTTGATGGCAAAGGCAGACAGGAAATCTGGAGAGGCACCTGGACGGCAGACACCCATGTGGCCCTAGACCTCGGCTCATCTAGCATCCTCTGGGCCACCAAAGGGTCAG GGTTGCAAAGTCTGAGTCTCCTAAAAAATAGAACATACACTTTGAACAAGACCTGGAGTGACGGGATGATAGCGGCCCACGAGCCTTACCTGGTGACCCTGAACAGAACAGCTCTGGTGCTGTGGAACAGGAGGATGCCAGAGCCCTTCTTGGTGTTGAAAGAGCCATACATACAGAGAATGATCATCCTAGCAGAGAACCTGGAGGTTCCAG ATCCTGAGGTAGAAGGAGCCACCACATCCAcccctcgtcctcctcctccaccaccccctCTCCTCTGCACCCGATCCTCTGTCCCCTGTCGGAACGGGCAGGAGTGCATTTCCCGGGAGAACCTCTGTGATGGCAAGCGGGACTGTGAGGATGGCTCGGATGAAGAGAACTGTTCTCAGTTCTGCAACAGACCAG GGGTCTTCCAGTGTCTGGATGGAAACAAGTGCATTGAGGAGAAGTACCACTGTGATGGGGCTCAGCAGTGCTTGGATGGGTCCGATGAGTTGGACTGCTGGAAGCCCGTAGAAGATTGTTCTCTGCGTTGTGACAAGACCCGCTGTATCCCCAAGAGCTGGCTGTGTGATGGCAACCCAGACTGTTCTGACAAAAAAGACGAGCAAGGCTGTA tttatgAAAAATGCAGCACGTCTGAATTTAAATGTCAGAATGGCCAATGCGTGTCTTCTTCCTTGCGTTGCGATGGGAACCGGGACTGCCTGGACCACTCAGATGAAGAGGGCTGTCCTGCCTGGCCCCTGACATGCCTGTCAGGGGAGGTGAAGTGCCCGAGGAGTGGAGAGTGTGTGTTGGCAGAATGGATATGTGACCATGACTTAGACTGCAAAGACGGAACCGATGAGAAG GACTGTGACCCTGAGGAGCTTCGCTGTGGCTCGAGGCAGTGGTCCTGTGCCAGTGGAGACCAGTGTGTGCCTGAGCCCTGGCGCTGTGATGGGCAGACTGACTGCAGGGACGGCAGTGATGAGGCTGGAT GCCCCCCTGGAAAGTGCCAGAGTTCTGAGTTCCAGTGCCGCTCCTCCACCTGCCTGGACCTCAGTCTGGTGTGCGATGGGAAGGAGGACTGTGCCGACGGCTCCGATGAAGGCGGGAGGTGCTCGTCGTCGGCATGTGGCCAAGGGCAATGTTTCCACACCTGCTACCCATCACCCCGTGGACCT GTATGTGCTTGTGAGCAAGGCTTTGAGCTGAAAAGCAGTGGCCAAATCTGCGAGGATGTGGATGAATGCCGGAAGTTAGGTGGTCAGCCTTGCAGTCAGACATGTATCAATACCCAGGGCTCCTACAGCTGCACCTGCCATCCTGGCTACTTGCTGGAGCCTGATGGCCATACCTGTAAAGCAACAG GTACTGAACCAATCCTGCTTGTGGCAATTCAGTTTAAACTACTCCTCTATGGATTGAGGAGCTTGAAAGAAGATATTCTCGCAACTACAGACAAGAACCTAATTATTTTCTCTATCGACTATGACTTAGTGGATCAGAAAGTCTTCTGGACTGATCTTGGTGCAGAAAGTATCCAGTGGATAAGCATGGATACGAAGAGGAAAGGGACGGTGGTGAAAG ggATAAAGTCAGACTGTATAGCGGTTGACTGGATTGGGAGGAATCTCTACTGGACGGACAAGGCAGCTGGTCAGATTTTGGCAATTCAACTGACTGCTGTTTGGAGAGGAAAATCTGAGTACACAATCGTGCTGGACGCTAACTTAAACCAACCACGGTCCTTGGCTTTAGATCCCCTAAATGG GTTAATGTACTGGTCTGAAATTGGAGGAGAACCTCAAATAGAACAAGCTGGAATGGATGGTAGCAGCAGAAAAATACTCATCAACCAAGGTCTTGGCTGGCCAACTAGCATAGCTCTTGATCAGCTGAGTGGGAAGCTATTCTGGTCTGATGACAAATTTCACTGTATTGGCTCTGCCAATCTCGATGGCACTGGTATTAGT ATGCTGCAGCTAACACAAGTCAAGAGCCCCTTTTCGGTAGCTGTGTTTGAAGATGAAGTCTTCTGGTCTGAAATGAAGACACGAACAGTACAGCGCATGAAAAAGGCAACAGGCAAGAACAGGGCCGTCCTCATCAAGCGTTTTGAACAGCCTTACGGACTTAAG GTAATACACCAAGTGCTACAGCCCAGGTCTTCTAATCCTTGTCTGGACATGCGATGCTCTCACTTGTGCCTTCTGAGCCCGAGATCCAAGGGAAGCTGCCGTTGCCCAGTCGGACTCTTGCTTGCAGATGATGGCGTCAACTGTGTTCCACTCAAGGAGTCTGCATTTCTGTTCCTCATGCTGCCCACAGTAATCATGCAG ATTTATCTGAGAAATCTAGAAGCTTTCCGAGAACAAGCAACTTTCCCAGAACATAGGATTCTTCCCTTTACCAGTGTGAGCCAGCTTGCATCAATGGACTACCTTGTGCAGGAGAAGATGCTTTACCTTTCAGAGTGGAATAAGGGTGATATCTGGCTATGGAGGCTGAAAGAATCTGGAAAGCTCTCTTGGAGGAAAATCATATCTGTGGAGGGGACAGTGATTGACCTTGCTGTGGACTGCTTGAGTGGAAACATATACTGGATTGACAGTGAGAATCCTCACATCAACGTAGCTTCCTCCAAGGGCCAGTACTCCATGGTCTTGTTCAGCGACAGTCTTTACCGCCCAGCCTCTGTCGTGCTCCACCCACCGACCGCAACCTTGTGCTTTGTAGACCTGGGTTCCCAGGATGACGGTCGGCGTGGCTCCAGCATTGAATGTGCCTCCATGGATGGCAGCAGGAGGAAGGTGCTATGGCAAAAATCCCAGGTCCCCGTGGGCTTGACCTTTTCAGATGCAGGGACCCGAGTGTACTGGGCTGATCCTG CCCAAATCAATAAAGTTTGGTACAGCAACACAGAACTTTCAGAAAATCGGTGGTTCCAAGTAGACCAGAAGATTATGGATTTAAAAGTTTATAGCAAACTTGGTCAACAGG GTAGTAACAGTTGTTCAAAAGACAATGGAGGATGCAGCCATATCTGTTTACCAAACCCTGAAGGACAGACTTGTAAATGTCCCAGTGGGTACTACTTGGCTGACAGACATAAATGTGTTGAAGCTGTCCAATGCTCTGCGTCATCACAATCCTGTAAGGATGGTCAGAAATGCATTTCCGTGGAGCAAGTTTGTGATGGTCAAGCTGACTGTCTGGATGGATCTGATGAAATGGACT GTACCTATCCAGATAAAACTCATTTGACACCTAAAATGTCAGGGGCTGGAGAAGGACTGACACCAAAAGCTGCCCAGCCTGTCCAGGGTACCAAGTTCACCAGAGCTAGATCTCCAGGTCCAGAAGGGATGAATCATCCTGCTAGGAAAACACTAATACCTCTCATTCCTACTCAAGAGAGCAAGACTCCAGAAACCAAGGGAGGAGGAGAGTCTGTTCAGCTCAAGGACTCACAGAAGGCAAAACATCTGCCCTGTAGCAGCGATTTCTGTAATGGGAGGGGAGCCTGTACTATGGAAGGAGAACTGAGGAAATGCAGCTGTCTGATGGAATATGGTGGAGAGTTCTGTGAAGAAGC